Proteins from one Mucilaginibacter jinjuensis genomic window:
- a CDS encoding MutS-related protein, which produces MIVLPFIAIVLIAIFTYSNFQRIQKRKRLLIELRENWGQPVDAIRNFRLIGNYSDKLHQNPLSDALANDIDLEKLFAYVDRTNSKPGQQYLYAKLRKPERERHKLLDFDQLIEQVGADDAKREAISMELQRLNKSDAYYVHQLFHSKAVLDYSFGEKLYIRFAGILWIAALTLTIVLHNQFLFFLTLALTLYNFYLHFTNKDKIFAFVHSLPQLKTMIGVAGKISNIIQTAGYKEAQACIEKLKTLNRKLTIVSLDGGVSADPTDLGSGIWELFKILSLLEPRSFITVIDEVNNHQQEIELLFNYVAEIDAAISVKSLRAGLPYYCKPDFTIGGETLEITDLYHPLIENCIPNSLSAKFNQGVLITGSNMSGKTTFIRSISVNTLLAQTLYTSTSHSYQAPLLDICSSINMTDSLDESKSYFQAEALSIYNILNHVKANDGNCLIIIDEIFRGTNTIERVAAARAILSHLSANKNFVFVSTHDLELAELLGDEYAVYSFEEMAADERLIFDYKIKPGILKHKNAIAVLKAIGYPESIIANANKVSEELGKKYS; this is translated from the coding sequence ATGATCGTGCTACCTTTTATTGCCATTGTCCTTATTGCTATTTTCACTTACAGTAACTTCCAACGGATCCAGAAAAGGAAACGCCTGCTTATTGAGCTTCGTGAAAATTGGGGACAACCGGTTGATGCTATTCGTAACTTTAGGCTCATTGGTAATTACAGCGATAAACTACACCAAAACCCTTTAAGCGATGCGCTGGCGAATGATATCGATCTAGAAAAGCTTTTTGCCTACGTAGATCGCACCAACTCAAAACCTGGTCAGCAATATTTATACGCCAAATTACGCAAGCCCGAACGTGAACGTCACAAACTACTCGATTTCGATCAGCTGATTGAACAGGTTGGTGCTGACGATGCCAAGCGTGAGGCCATCAGCATGGAGCTGCAACGGCTAAATAAAAGCGATGCTTATTATGTGCATCAGTTATTTCATAGTAAAGCGGTGCTCGATTACTCATTTGGAGAGAAGCTGTATATCCGCTTTGCGGGCATACTTTGGATTGCTGCATTGACACTCACTATTGTTTTGCACAATCAGTTCTTATTCTTTCTTACATTGGCACTTACGCTTTATAATTTCTACCTGCACTTTACTAATAAAGATAAGATCTTTGCCTTTGTGCATTCGCTTCCGCAATTAAAAACTATGATTGGTGTGGCCGGTAAGATCAGCAACATCATCCAGACTGCGGGCTATAAAGAAGCACAAGCATGTATTGAGAAACTAAAGACACTTAACCGCAAGCTCACCATAGTAAGTTTGGATGGCGGCGTTAGCGCTGATCCAACAGATCTCGGCTCCGGGATCTGGGAACTATTCAAGATATTGTCCCTGTTAGAGCCCCGCAGTTTTATCACGGTTATTGACGAAGTAAATAATCATCAGCAAGAGATCGAGTTGCTATTTAATTACGTGGCCGAAATAGATGCCGCCATCAGCGTAAAATCCTTACGTGCAGGACTACCCTATTATTGCAAACCCGATTTTACCATTGGCGGAGAAACTTTGGAAATTACAGATCTCTATCATCCATTGATTGAAAACTGCATACCAAATTCCTTATCTGCCAAGTTTAATCAGGGTGTATTGATTACCGGCTCCAACATGTCGGGAAAGACAACTTTTATACGCTCTATATCTGTTAACACTTTGTTGGCGCAAACTTTATACACCTCAACGTCACATAGCTACCAGGCTCCTCTTTTGGATATTTGCAGCAGTATAAACATGACTGATAGCCTGGACGAATCAAAAAGCTATTTCCAGGCCGAGGCTCTATCTATTTACAACATCCTGAACCACGTAAAGGCCAACGACGGTAATTGCCTTATTATTATCGATGAAATTTTCCGGGGTACCAATACCATTGAACGTGTAGCGGCAGCAAGGGCTATCCTCTCCCATTTATCAGCCAACAAAAACTTCGTATTTGTATCAACCCACGATCTGGAACTGGCCGAATTATTAGGTGATGAATATGCTGTATACTCGTTCGAAGAAATGGCGGCCGATGAACGATTGATCTTCGATTACAAGATAAAGCCTGGTATATTAAAGCACAAGAATGCCATAGCCGTGTTAAAGGCTATCGGCTATCCTGAAAGTATTATTGCTAACGCGAATAAAGTAAGCGAAGAGTTGGGAAAGAAGTATAGTTAA
- a CDS encoding DUF4406 domain-containing protein — protein MKKSLMILVAGPYRSGTNDDPILIEANVKHMTDTALAVYRLGHTPVLGEWFALPLIEAAGSKQVGDDVFNEIFHPIAIQLIDHCDAVLRIGGPSAGADEMVAVGLAKQKEIFYNLDNVPRI, from the coding sequence ATGAAAAAAAGCCTGATGATACTGGTTGCCGGCCCATACAGATCCGGTACCAACGATGATCCCATCTTAATTGAAGCCAATGTAAAACACATGACAGATACAGCATTAGCCGTTTACCGCTTAGGCCATACACCGGTACTGGGCGAATGGTTTGCCTTACCTTTAATTGAAGCAGCAGGATCAAAACAAGTTGGCGACGATGTATTTAATGAAATATTCCACCCGATAGCTATACAACTGATAGACCACTGTGACGCAGTGCTGCGTATTGGCGGCCCATCTGCCGGGGCAGATGAAATGGTTGCAGTAGGGTTGGCTAAGCAAAAAGAAATATTTTACAACCTGGATAATGTGCCACGAATATAG
- a CDS encoding VOC family protein, whose amino-acid sequence MKFRVARHTIDLKRIIHFYKNLLGLNVLGEFKNHAGYDGVFLGFQNVNWHLEFTVSKDLPQHKPDEDDLLVFYLKSIEEYESLKAIFRNNNISEVEPKNPYWQANGTLYLDPDGYGVILTISK is encoded by the coding sequence ATGAAGTTTAGAGTAGCCCGCCATACCATAGATCTTAAACGCATCATACATTTTTATAAAAATTTATTGGGATTGAATGTGCTTGGCGAATTTAAGAATCATGCTGGTTACGATGGTGTTTTCTTAGGGTTCCAGAATGTGAATTGGCACCTCGAATTTACAGTATCAAAAGATCTACCACAGCATAAACCCGATGAAGATGATTTGCTGGTTTTCTATTTAAAATCGATTGAAGAATATGAATCGCTCAAGGCTATATTCCGAAACAATAATATCTCTGAAGTTGAACCTAAAAATCCATACTGGCAGGCAAACGGTACGTTATATCTTGATCCCGACGGGTATGGGGTTATTTTAACAATAAGCAAATAG
- a CDS encoding oxidoreductase codes for MENQKVWFVTGASKGLGLVLVQKLIKNGYKVAATSRNISDLIKVVGAENNDFLPLSVDLKSETSVKQAIDKTINTFGQIDVLVNNAGYGFLGGLEETSDQEARDNFEVNVFGSLNIIRYALPYMREKQSGHILNISSIGGFTGAFPGFGIYCATKFAVNGFSESLSAEVKPFGIKVTIVQPGYFRTNFLDAGSLVTPKNPIDAYQGIRDSQNAHQNQINNNQPGDPEKAADVMIKITLEENPPLNLFLGEDAYNAAQAKIAYVQNEMETWKELTVSTSFQN; via the coding sequence ATGGAAAATCAAAAAGTATGGTTCGTAACCGGTGCTTCTAAAGGTTTAGGCCTGGTACTGGTACAAAAACTAATAAAAAACGGCTATAAAGTAGCGGCAACATCGCGCAATATATCAGACCTGATCAAAGTGGTTGGTGCCGAAAATAACGACTTTCTGCCGCTATCTGTCGATCTGAAAAGCGAAACAAGTGTAAAACAGGCTATTGACAAAACAATTAACACATTTGGCCAGATTGATGTGTTGGTTAACAACGCAGGTTACGGTTTTTTGGGCGGATTAGAAGAAACTTCCGACCAGGAAGCTCGCGATAACTTCGAAGTAAACGTATTCGGTTCGCTAAATATTATCCGCTATGCCTTGCCTTATATGCGTGAGAAACAAAGCGGACATATCCTAAACATATCATCAATAGGTGGCTTTACAGGTGCATTTCCTGGTTTTGGAATCTACTGCGCAACCAAATTTGCGGTAAACGGATTCTCAGAGTCTTTATCTGCCGAAGTAAAACCTTTTGGGATCAAGGTAACCATTGTTCAACCTGGTTATTTCCGTACCAATTTTCTTGATGCGGGTTCATTAGTTACGCCTAAAAACCCTATTGATGCTTACCAGGGCATTCGCGATTCGCAAAATGCACATCAAAACCAGATTAATAATAATCAACCCGGCGACCCTGAAAAAGCAGCTGATGTAATGATCAAAATTACGTTAGAAGAAAATCCGCCGCTTAACTTATTCCTTGGTGAGGATGCGTACAACGCTGCCCAGGCAAAAATTGCCTACGTGCAAAATGAAATGGAGACCTGGAAAGAACTAACTGTTTCAACCTCGTTTCAAAACTAA
- a CDS encoding SDR family NAD(P)-dependent oxidoreductase has product MEQKKVWFITGASKGFGLSMVRQLLSAGHYVAATSRDLDELVNAVGGESPNFLPLQVNLTDEDSVCKAIHTTHQTFNQIDVVINNAGYGIGGSIEELTDQETRQNFDVNVFGTINVIRSVMPYLRRQKSGHIINISSIAGIAGGTGWPIYSATKFAVIGLSEVLAQDVKSFGIKVTVVAPGAFRTSFLTPESLVMTKTPIAEYTDVRATHARFIDMNGHQAGDPEKASEAIIQVGLEENPPLYLLLGSDAYNRAMAKLDLLNKEFRMNEELSKAMDYHG; this is encoded by the coding sequence ATGGAACAAAAAAAAGTATGGTTTATTACAGGGGCATCTAAAGGTTTCGGGTTAAGCATGGTTAGGCAATTGCTAAGTGCGGGCCATTATGTTGCTGCTACTTCCCGCGATTTAGATGAACTGGTTAATGCTGTAGGTGGCGAGTCGCCCAACTTTTTACCGTTGCAGGTTAACCTGACTGATGAAGATAGCGTTTGCAAAGCTATCCACACAACTCACCAAACATTCAATCAAATTGATGTAGTAATTAACAATGCCGGTTATGGCATTGGCGGCAGCATTGAGGAACTAACTGACCAGGAAACCCGCCAAAATTTCGACGTTAATGTGTTCGGTACTATTAACGTTATACGCAGTGTAATGCCTTACCTGCGTAGGCAAAAATCAGGTCATATCATCAACATTTCATCTATAGCAGGTATTGCGGGTGGTACAGGCTGGCCAATCTATTCGGCTACCAAGTTTGCCGTTATCGGCCTTTCGGAAGTATTGGCGCAGGATGTAAAATCATTCGGTATTAAGGTTACTGTTGTTGCACCAGGAGCATTCAGAACCAGTTTCTTAACACCTGAATCACTGGTGATGACTAAAACACCAATTGCAGAGTATACAGACGTACGTGCCACCCACGCCCGCTTCATCGATATGAACGGGCATCAAGCCGGTGACCCGGAAAAGGCCTCTGAGGCCATCATTCAGGTGGGTTTAGAAGAAAATCCGCCGTTATACCTGCTACTGGGCAGCGATGCTTACAATAGGGCAATGGCGAAACTTGATCTGCTGAATAAAGAATTCCGCATGAATGAGGAGTTATCAAAGGCTATGGATTATCATGGTTAA
- a CDS encoding helix-turn-helix domain-containing protein, whose product MVTTESLEEFYQHKQQWMPENIQKEIGHFNVFRMEDCIGPNPANGHVSYSRRSYYKITMMRGNSTCHYADKSIDVSGTTLMFFNSMVPYAWENLTDDRTGFFCIFTEEFFTDKIRGGLNELPMYQLGNSPFYPLNAEQEAYVSEVFNKMMTEIESDYIYKYDLLRNYVTDIIHYALKTKPSEASCRYTDAKSRITAVFTELLERQFPIETPSQRFAMRSANDFANQLSVHVNHLNRAIRETTGQTTTDRIAERLLSEAKTLLKHTDWNIAEIAYSLGFEEPTHFNNFFKKKTALTPSSFRNV is encoded by the coding sequence ATGGTAACTACAGAATCACTCGAAGAATTTTATCAGCATAAGCAACAATGGATGCCCGAGAATATCCAGAAGGAGATAGGGCATTTTAATGTTTTTAGAATGGAGGATTGTATTGGCCCTAATCCGGCTAACGGCCATGTAAGCTATAGCCGCAGGAGTTATTACAAAATAACCATGATGCGCGGCAACAGCACATGCCACTATGCTGATAAGAGTATCGACGTATCTGGTACTACTTTGATGTTTTTTAACTCGATGGTGCCTTATGCCTGGGAAAACCTAACAGACGATAGAACAGGTTTCTTCTGCATTTTCACCGAAGAGTTTTTTACCGATAAAATACGTGGTGGCCTTAATGAACTTCCTATGTACCAGTTAGGTAATAGTCCGTTTTATCCATTGAATGCCGAGCAGGAGGCTTATGTATCTGAAGTATTCAATAAAATGATGACCGAGATTGAATCGGACTATATTTATAAATATGACCTGTTGCGCAATTATGTAACGGATATCATTCATTACGCACTAAAAACAAAACCATCTGAGGCATCATGCAGGTATACCGATGCTAAATCGCGTATTACTGCTGTATTTACAGAATTGCTGGAGCGCCAGTTCCCGATAGAGACACCGTCGCAGCGATTTGCTATGCGTTCGGCTAATGATTTTGCCAACCAGCTATCAGTGCACGTAAATCACCTGAATAGGGCCATTCGTGAAACCACAGGCCAAACCACCACAGACCGTATTGCCGAGCGTTTACTTAGCGAAGCCAAAACCCTGTTAAAACATACCGACTGGAATATTGCCGAAATTGCATACTCCCTTGGCTTTGAAGAACCCACCCATTTCAATAACTTTTTCAAAAAGAAAACTGCTTTAACCCCAAGTTCATTCAGAAATGTTTGA
- a CDS encoding aldo/keto reductase — MKYRNFGNGEKLSAIGLGCMSMSHAYGVPDDKESIATLNYALELGINFWDTADVYGSGVNEELISNVLVPNRDKIFIATKFGFTQREGSNGYGMVFDGSPAYMKKALEASLKRLKVDVIDLYYAHRIDPNVPVEEMVGAMGELVKEGKVRYLGLSEASANSIRKAHATHPIAAVQSEYSLLTRDVEASVLPACKELGIAFVPFSPLARGLMTNTLNLKDLPDNDFRKKLPRYQEEHQDNNQKLAQSFADLAAEIGCSPAQLALAWVLKQGDNIIPIPGTKKRDKLADNAGAPDVELSAENLSDIEDLLKKYPNTGARYDESAAKMVDKS, encoded by the coding sequence ATGAAATACAGAAATTTTGGAAACGGAGAAAAGCTTTCGGCCATTGGCCTGGGCTGTATGAGCATGAGCCATGCCTATGGTGTGCCCGATGATAAAGAATCAATAGCAACACTAAACTACGCACTAGAACTGGGCATTAACTTTTGGGATACCGCCGATGTTTATGGCAGTGGGGTGAACGAAGAGCTGATATCCAACGTATTAGTGCCTAACCGCGATAAAATATTTATAGCTACCAAGTTTGGTTTTACCCAGCGTGAGGGCAGCAATGGCTACGGAATGGTGTTTGATGGATCGCCGGCTTATATGAAAAAGGCCCTCGAAGCTAGCTTAAAGCGATTGAAGGTTGATGTGATCGATCTATACTACGCCCACCGCATCGACCCCAATGTACCCGTTGAAGAAATGGTAGGCGCTATGGGTGAGTTAGTTAAAGAAGGTAAGGTACGTTATCTGGGTTTGTCTGAGGCTTCGGCAAACTCCATCCGCAAAGCACATGCAACCCACCCGATTGCTGCTGTGCAAAGCGAATATTCCCTATTAACCCGCGATGTAGAAGCAAGTGTATTGCCAGCCTGTAAGGAGTTGGGAATTGCCTTTGTGCCGTTTAGCCCGCTGGCCAGGGGATTAATGACCAATACCTTAAACTTAAAAGATTTACCCGATAACGACTTCCGCAAAAAGCTGCCGCGTTACCAGGAAGAACACCAGGACAACAACCAAAAACTGGCACAATCTTTTGCCGATCTGGCTGCTGAAATTGGTTGCAGTCCGGCACAACTTGCCCTGGCCTGGGTACTAAAACAAGGTGACAATATCATCCCGATACCGGGTACAAAAAAGCGGGATAAGTTGGCCGATAACGCCGGGGCTCCTGACGTAGAATTGTCAGCAGAAAATTTGAGCGACATAGAAGACCTCCTTAAAAAATATCCAAATACAGGTGCCAGATACGATGAATCTGCCGCTAAAATGGTAGATAAAAGTTAA
- the kaiC gene encoding circadian clock protein KaiC translates to MPSKKAPITPRQLPKELPKTPTGIIGLDEVTMGGLPTGRPTLVCGSAGCGKTLLSIEFIVRGALQFNEPGVFIAFEEKADELATNVASLGFDLNELQQQKKIKIDYIHVDRSEIEETGEYDLEGLFIRLNYAIDSIGAKRVVLDTIENLFSGLTNQAILRAELRRLFQWLKDKGVTAIITGERGEKTLTRQGLEEYVSDCVILLDHRIINQISTRRLRIVKYRGTTHGTNEYPFLIDEDGISVLPVTSLKLDKPVSSDRFSSGIPALDKMLSKGGFFRGSSILVSGTAGTGKTSIAASFCNEACLRNEKCLFFAFEESPAQIIRNMRSIGMDLQNHIDKGLLQFYASRPTLYGLEMHLVAIHKAIKKFKPKVVILDPITNLITVGSVSEVKSMLVRLIDFLQEEQITVMFTALSLNTVVSEQTDEGVSSLVDAWLLIRDIELNGERNRGLYIMKSRGMKHSNQVREFLISDKGLDLIDVYVGPDGILTGSAREAQILLEETGQVLHTHSIGFKDQELLRKRKVLESKIESLRSEFESTEAELNKTYVEEAIKQDVLQQNRQKLTSLRGKNIDDDIDTTKSKNKKNKK, encoded by the coding sequence ATGCCTTCTAAAAAAGCACCGATAACCCCCAGGCAACTGCCTAAAGAATTGCCCAAAACACCAACAGGTATTATAGGATTAGATGAAGTTACCATGGGCGGCTTGCCAACCGGCAGGCCCACTTTAGTATGCGGCAGCGCAGGTTGTGGTAAAACGCTACTGTCCATCGAGTTTATTGTGCGGGGCGCTCTTCAGTTCAATGAACCGGGTGTTTTTATAGCATTTGAAGAAAAGGCAGATGAGCTGGCCACCAACGTAGCTTCATTAGGATTCGATCTGAACGAACTTCAACAGCAGAAAAAAATCAAGATAGATTATATTCATGTTGACCGCAGCGAAATTGAAGAAACCGGCGAATATGACCTTGAAGGTTTATTTATACGCTTAAACTACGCGATTGACAGTATTGGCGCCAAGCGTGTTGTGCTGGATACCATCGAGAACCTTTTCTCTGGCCTAACTAATCAAGCTATTCTGCGTGCTGAGCTGCGCAGGTTGTTTCAATGGTTAAAAGATAAAGGCGTTACCGCTATTATTACCGGCGAAAGAGGCGAAAAAACCTTAACCCGCCAGGGGTTGGAAGAGTATGTATCTGATTGTGTGATCTTACTGGATCACCGCATTATCAACCAGATCTCTACCCGCCGTTTACGTATTGTTAAATACCGGGGTACTACGCATGGTACCAATGAGTATCCTTTTTTAATTGACGAAGATGGTATATCGGTGCTACCGGTAACCTCATTAAAGTTAGATAAACCGGTATCGTCCGACAGATTCTCATCAGGCATACCTGCACTTGATAAGATGCTGAGCAAGGGTGGCTTTTTCCGTGGCAGCAGCATTTTAGTTTCGGGCACCGCAGGTACGGGCAAAACCAGCATAGCAGCCAGTTTCTGTAATGAAGCCTGCTTGCGTAACGAAAAGTGCTTGTTTTTTGCGTTTGAAGAGTCGCCGGCCCAAATTATCCGTAATATGCGCTCTATTGGCATGGATCTGCAAAACCATATAGATAAAGGCTTGTTACAGTTTTATGCATCGCGCCCAACCCTATATGGCTTGGAGATGCATCTGGTTGCCATACATAAGGCTATCAAGAAATTTAAACCTAAAGTAGTTATTTTAGACCCGATAACTAACCTGATTACGGTTGGTTCGGTAAGTGAAGTAAAATCGATGCTGGTAAGGCTGATCGATTTTTTACAGGAAGAGCAAATTACCGTGATGTTTACAGCTTTATCATTAAACACGGTTGTAAGTGAGCAAACGGACGAGGGCGTATCATCATTGGTTGATGCCTGGTTACTAATCAGGGATATTGAATTGAATGGCGAGCGTAACCGCGGTTTATACATTATGAAATCGCGCGGGATGAAACACTCTAACCAGGTGCGTGAATTTTTAATTTCAGACAAAGGTTTAGACCTTATTGATGTTTATGTGGGGCCTGATGGCATACTTACAGGTTCGGCGCGTGAGGCTCAAATACTGCTGGAAGAAACCGGGCAGGTACTACACACACACTCTATTGGCTTTAAAGACCAGGAGCTGTTACGTAAACGCAAAGTTTTGGAATCGAAAATTGAAAGTTTGAGATCTGAATTTGAATCGACTGAAGCAGAACTGAATAAGACTTATGTAGAAGAAGCCATTAAACAGGATGTACTGCAGCAAAACCGCCAAAAGTTAACCAGCTTAAGGGGTAAAAATATTGACGACGATATAGACACAACAAAAAGTAAAAATAAAAAAAATAAAAAGTAG
- the kaiB gene encoding circadian clock protein KaiB — protein sequence MGKAYELRLYVAGKTTKSVTALNNLKKYCEEHLKGQYSIEVIDLLVQPQLAEGDQILAIPTLVKKVPEPVRKIIGDLSNEEKVLVGLDIRTKK from the coding sequence GTGGGTAAAGCTTATGAATTAAGGCTATATGTGGCAGGTAAAACAACAAAATCTGTAACTGCATTAAATAACCTTAAAAAATATTGTGAAGAACATTTAAAGGGCCAATATAGCATTGAGGTAATAGATTTGCTGGTACAACCGCAATTGGCGGAAGGCGACCAGATTTTGGCCATCCCTACCCTTGTTAAAAAAGTACCGGAGCCGGTACGTAAAATTATTGGCGACCTATCTAACGAAGAAAAAGTTTTAGTTGGGCTTGATATCCGTACCAAAAAATAA
- a CDS encoding circadian clock KaiB family protein → MTNKNDDAIDWDTNDEQIFKLRLFVTGTSPASVRAINNLHVILEQHLKDRYELEIIDVYQQPLLAKSEDISAIPVLIKKDPAPMRRLVGDMSDTNKVLRGLGLL, encoded by the coding sequence ATGACAAATAAAAACGATGATGCTATTGATTGGGATACGAATGATGAACAGATTTTTAAGCTGCGTTTGTTTGTAACCGGCACATCTCCTGCTTCTGTACGGGCAATTAATAACCTGCATGTTATTTTAGAACAACATTTAAAAGATAGGTACGAGTTAGAGATTATTGATGTTTACCAACAGCCTTTGCTGGCTAAGAGTGAAGATATATCGGCTATACCTGTATTGATAAAAAAAGATCCGGCCCCCATGCGAAGATTGGTCGGAGACATGTCTGACACAAATAAGGTACTTCGCGGCCTTGGCTTATTGTAA
- a CDS encoding ATP-binding protein yields the protein METTRTYQDLLKELKDLQLEMEETRFRLEEATDTIEAIRTGEVDALIVNDGEGHQLYTLKSADQTYRIFIEQMTEGAVTLNENGHILYSNSQFAQLVGLPLEKVTGKSFYKFITEDCLEECESLINKAWKGNTKGELSLLTNYSPKIPALLSLKTLDLDEGLSLSVIITDLTEQKATQELLEQKNAQLEQAQEIAYHLNLNLENTVKERTHELEINIREKTKIEENLRGNQQRLQSILDTMAEGVGIVDTEGKLIYANPMAQTIFGIKDGEAALFSADNPKWQNLHIDGSALPDDEHPMAIMFATQRAIYDHEIAIQFEDKERSYISINAAPLIDQNGKLNGGVVTFTDVTARRKSIQQKDDFISIASHELKTPVTSLKASIQLLERMKNNPSPVMLAKLIDQSGRSLERLNNLINDLLNVNRITHGQLQLRKKQFVVGDMINSSSYHLLSAGVHQLNINGDLDSFIYADEQRVEQVMINFLNNAAKYAPNSIDIIIAVEKLDNKVKISVADKGPGILPEKIPHLFDRYYRADHSGTQFSGLGLGLYISAEIIKRHGGEIGVDSKLGVGSTFWFTLPVQ from the coding sequence TTGGAAACTACAAGAACCTATCAGGACCTGTTAAAAGAGCTGAAAGATTTACAGCTTGAAATGGAGGAAACGCGCTTCAGATTAGAAGAAGCGACCGATACCATCGAAGCCATCCGTACAGGTGAGGTTGATGCTTTGATTGTGAACGACGGCGAAGGGCACCAATTGTATACCCTAAAAAGCGCCGATCAAACTTATCGCATTTTTATTGAGCAAATGACCGAAGGCGCGGTTACGCTTAATGAGAACGGCCATATTTTATATAGCAATTCGCAGTTTGCCCAATTGGTTGGCTTACCGCTCGAAAAAGTTACCGGTAAATCATTTTATAAATTTATTACCGAAGATTGCCTGGAAGAATGCGAGTCGTTAATTAATAAAGCCTGGAAAGGCAATACCAAAGGCGAACTATCATTACTTACTAATTATAGTCCAAAAATCCCGGCCTTACTTTCGCTAAAAACACTTGATCTGGATGAAGGCCTCTCGTTAAGTGTTATTATTACTGACTTAACAGAACAAAAGGCAACCCAGGAACTTTTAGAGCAAAAAAACGCACAGCTTGAACAAGCCCAGGAGATAGCGTACCATTTAAACCTCAATCTGGAAAATACGGTTAAAGAACGCACACACGAGCTGGAGATCAACATCCGCGAAAAAACAAAGATTGAAGAAAACCTGCGTGGAAACCAGCAACGCCTGCAAAGTATATTGGATACCATGGCCGAGGGCGTAGGTATTGTTGACACCGAAGGCAAACTAATATATGCCAACCCAATGGCGCAAACCATTTTTGGCATTAAAGATGGGGAAGCGGCTTTATTTTCTGCAGATAACCCCAAATGGCAAAATTTGCATATCGATGGCTCTGCCCTACCGGATGATGAGCACCCTATGGCAATTATGTTTGCCACGCAAAGAGCTATTTACGACCACGAAATAGCCATACAGTTTGAGGATAAAGAACGTTCATACATCTCTATCAATGCAGCACCGCTTATTGATCAAAACGGGAAACTGAATGGCGGCGTGGTAACTTTTACAGATGTTACCGCACGCAGAAAATCAATACAGCAAAAAGACGATTTTATCAGTATTGCCAGCCACGAGTTAAAAACGCCGGTTACCAGCCTGAAGGCTTCTATCCAGTTATTAGAGCGGATGAAGAACAATCCATCCCCTGTTATGCTGGCTAAACTGATAGACCAATCGGGACGCAGCCTGGAAAGACTGAACAACCTGATCAATGATCTTTTAAATGTTAACCGTATTACCCATGGCCAACTGCAATTACGAAAAAAACAGTTTGTGGTTGGTGATATGATTAACAGCAGCAGCTATCACTTGCTTTCTGCAGGCGTACATCAATTAAACATAAACGGCGATCTTGATTCGTTTATTTATGCTGATGAGCAACGGGTTGAACAGGTTATGATCAACTTTTTAAACAATGCGGCTAAGTATGCGCCCAATTCAATTGATATAATTATTGCGGTTGAAAAGTTAGACAACAAGGTAAAAATATCTGTGGCGGATAAAGGACCGGGTATTTTGCCGGAAAAAATCCCTCACCTGTTTGATCGTTATTATCGTGCCGACCATAGCGGCACCCAATTCTCGGGCCTTGGCCTTGGCCTGTACATCAGCGCCGAAATTATTAAACGCCACGGCGGCGAAATTGGCGTAGATAGTAAACTGGGTGTAGGCAGTACATTCTGGTTTACACTTCCTGTTCAATAA
- a CDS encoding DUF6252 family protein — MKIKYTLLLVFCAFLIQSCKKDGVTASTTTTAPISPFQAYLDGTLWAPSDTLSAVVTYNPTTKTRVLTCSATHAQKQVTMAITNTNSPAGVNFPIGTYTSNATFNYSTLQNVGGKYVYTPFGTTKDGSQQIIIASIDTVKKTLTGTFNFISTNTVYDNNGNFVSISIAQIATGQLTSLPYTYKTVTN; from the coding sequence ATGAAAATAAAATATACCCTTCTACTTGTTTTTTGTGCATTCCTGATACAAAGCTGTAAAAAAGACGGCGTTACAGCATCCACTACAACTACTGCGCCTATCTCACCTTTTCAGGCTTATTTAGACGGAACTTTATGGGCACCCAGCGATACGCTGAGCGCCGTTGTAACTTATAACCCAACAACAAAAACAAGGGTACTAACCTGCAGTGCAACACATGCGCAAAAACAGGTTACTATGGCTATTACAAATACCAATTCACCTGCCGGTGTTAATTTCCCGATAGGCACGTATACATCAAATGCAACATTTAACTATAGCACACTGCAAAACGTAGGCGGTAAATATGTATACACACCATTTGGCACCACTAAAGATGGTTCTCAGCAAATCATCATTGCATCAATTGATACGGTGAAGAAAACCCTGACGGGTACTTTTAACTTTATTTCTACCAACACGGTTTACGATAACAACGGCAACTTTGTATCTATCAGTATTGCACAAATAGCAACCGGGCAGTTAACCAGCTTGCCTTATACTTACAAAACGGTAACCAACTAA